Proteins encoded within one genomic window of Cellulomonas flavigena DSM 20109:
- the pstC gene encoding phosphate ABC transporter permease subunit PstC, which translates to MALTTSPPQHDGTDAAPSSPPDAGAAVRAASTGRVASKVFAGLSTGAGVLILLTLAAVAVFLLVEAWPALTASREELEDISWFDGGSVAEYVGPLIFGTLLAAVLALLLAVPVSIGIALFISHYAPRRLAQGLGYLIDLLAAIPSVVYGLWGALWLIGNLDPLFTWLSSSLGFVPLVADYQAPAKNIMSASVVLAVMILPIITAVSREVFLQTPRLHEEASLALGATRWEMVRQAVLPFGRSGVISAAMLGLGRALGETMAVLMVISPGFLYSFFLLKPGQHQTIAANIASKFPEASGLSVSVLIATGLALFVITFAVNFAARWIIARRAEFSGAN; encoded by the coding sequence GTGGCCCTCACCACCAGCCCCCCGCAGCACGACGGGACCGACGCAGCGCCCTCGTCCCCACCGGACGCGGGTGCCGCCGTGCGTGCCGCCTCGACCGGTCGCGTCGCCAGCAAGGTCTTCGCGGGACTGTCGACCGGTGCGGGCGTCCTCATCCTCCTCACGCTCGCGGCGGTCGCCGTGTTCCTGCTCGTCGAGGCGTGGCCCGCGCTGACCGCGTCGCGCGAGGAGCTCGAGGACATCTCCTGGTTCGACGGCGGCTCGGTCGCCGAGTACGTGGGGCCGCTCATCTTCGGCACGCTGCTCGCCGCGGTGCTGGCGCTGCTGCTCGCGGTCCCGGTCTCGATCGGCATCGCGCTGTTCATCTCGCACTACGCGCCACGTCGCCTCGCGCAGGGTCTCGGCTACCTGATCGACCTGCTGGCGGCGATCCCCTCGGTGGTCTACGGCCTGTGGGGAGCCCTGTGGCTGATCGGCAACCTCGACCCGCTGTTCACCTGGCTCTCGTCGAGCCTCGGCTTCGTCCCGCTCGTCGCCGACTACCAGGCGCCGGCCAAGAACATCATGTCGGCGTCCGTGGTGCTGGCCGTGATGATCCTGCCGATCATCACGGCCGTCTCGCGCGAGGTGTTCCTGCAGACGCCCCGCCTGCACGAGGAGGCCTCCCTCGCCCTGGGGGCGACGCGCTGGGAGATGGTCCGCCAGGCCGTGCTGCCGTTCGGGCGCTCGGGCGTCATCAGCGCCGCGATGCTCGGCCTCGGCCGCGCGCTGGGCGAGACCATGGCAGTCCTCATGGTCATCTCGCCCGGGTTCCTCTACTCGTTCTTCCTGCTCAAGCCCGGTCAGCACCAGACCATCGCCGCGAACATCGCCTCGAAGTTCCCGGAGGCCAGCGGCCTGAGCGTGAGCGTCCTCATCGCGACCGGTCTGGCGCTGTTCGTCATCACCTTCGCGGTCAACTTCGCCGCGCGCTGGATCATCGCGCGGCGCGCCGAGTTCTCGGGAGCCAACTGA
- the pstB gene encoding phosphate ABC transporter ATP-binding protein PstB, producing MSKRIDVSDLDVFYGDFLAVEGVNMTIEARKATALIGPSGCGKSTFLRTLNRMHEVIPGARVQGKALMDGQDLYGTDVDPVAVRRQVGMVFQRPNPFPTMSIADNVLAGVRLNNRRMSKGDQQDLVEQSLRGANLWNEVKDRLARPGSSLSGGQQQRLCIARAIAVRPQVLLMDEPCSALDPISTLAIEDLIAELKAHYTIVIVTHNMQQAARVSDRTAFFNIAGTGKPGRLIEMDDTSTMFSSPREQATEDYISGRFG from the coding sequence ATGTCCAAGCGGATCGACGTCTCGGACCTCGACGTCTTCTACGGCGACTTCCTCGCCGTCGAGGGCGTGAACATGACCATCGAGGCCCGCAAGGCCACCGCACTGATCGGCCCGTCGGGCTGCGGCAAGTCCACGTTCCTGCGGACGCTCAACCGCATGCACGAGGTGATCCCCGGCGCCCGTGTCCAGGGCAAGGCGCTCATGGACGGTCAGGACCTGTACGGCACCGACGTCGACCCGGTGGCCGTGCGGCGCCAGGTCGGCATGGTGTTCCAGCGTCCCAACCCGTTCCCGACGATGTCGATCGCGGACAACGTCCTGGCGGGTGTGCGTCTCAACAACCGCCGCATGTCGAAGGGCGACCAGCAGGACCTCGTCGAGCAGTCGCTGCGCGGTGCCAACCTGTGGAACGAGGTCAAGGACCGCCTCGCGCGGCCCGGGTCCAGCCTGTCGGGTGGCCAGCAGCAGCGGCTGTGCATCGCGCGCGCCATCGCCGTGCGGCCGCAGGTGCTGCTCATGGACGAGCCCTGCTCGGCGCTCGACCCGATCTCGACGCTCGCGATCGAGGACCTCATCGCCGAGCTCAAGGCGCACTACACGATCGTCATCGTGACGCACAACATGCAGCAGGCGGCGCGCGTCTCGGACCGCACCGCGTTCTTCAACATCGCGGGCACCGGCAAGCCCGGCCGCCTCATCGAGATGGACGACACCTCGACGATGTTCTCCTCGCCGCGCGAGCAGGCGACCGAGGACTACATCTCGGGCCGGTTCGGCTGA
- the pstA gene encoding phosphate ABC transporter permease PstA: MTVDAPGATSPLLLGDEYRRLPRWSTWAFLAGSLLLAFLVLLVAGTPGITGVVVLGAALFVLSSSITSRVVEGPRRAADRLATTLVTGAFLLALVPLVSLLLLVVTRGAQAFSWTFLTTDMLGIFGDMTEGGIRHAVVGTLLITLAAAVISVPIGLLTAIYLVEYGRGPLARGITFLVDVMTGIPSIVAGLFAFALFTLLLGPAFRAGIMGAVALALLMTPVVIRSVEEMLRLVPNELREASYALGVPKWLTIVKVVLRTAVAGIVTGIMLAVARVIGETAPLLLTVGIVTGVNWDLFDGRMATLPVFAYRQYESGGAGIDRAWAAALTLILIVMILNLVARLVSRWFAPKGAR; the protein is encoded by the coding sequence ATGACCGTCGACGCGCCCGGCGCCACGTCGCCCCTGCTCCTGGGCGACGAGTACCGACGTCTGCCCCGGTGGAGCACGTGGGCGTTCCTCGCGGGCTCGCTGCTGCTGGCGTTCCTCGTGCTCCTCGTGGCGGGGACGCCCGGGATCACCGGGGTGGTCGTGCTCGGCGCCGCGCTGTTCGTGCTCTCCTCGAGCATCACCTCACGCGTCGTCGAGGGTCCGCGGCGTGCTGCGGACCGGCTCGCGACCACCTTGGTCACCGGGGCGTTCCTCCTCGCGCTGGTCCCGCTGGTCTCGCTCCTGCTGCTCGTCGTCACGCGCGGTGCGCAGGCCTTCAGCTGGACGTTCCTCACCACCGACATGCTCGGGATCTTCGGCGACATGACCGAGGGCGGCATCCGGCACGCGGTCGTCGGCACGCTGCTCATCACGCTCGCGGCCGCGGTGATCTCGGTGCCGATCGGCCTGCTCACGGCGATCTACCTGGTCGAGTACGGCCGCGGCCCGCTGGCGCGCGGCATCACGTTCCTCGTCGACGTCATGACGGGCATCCCGTCCATCGTGGCCGGGCTCTTCGCCTTCGCGCTGTTCACGCTGCTGCTCGGGCCGGCGTTCCGCGCCGGGATCATGGGTGCGGTCGCGCTCGCGCTCCTCATGACGCCGGTCGTCATCCGGTCCGTCGAGGAGATGCTGCGGCTCGTGCCCAACGAGCTGCGTGAGGCCTCCTACGCGCTGGGCGTGCCGAAGTGGCTGACGATCGTCAAGGTCGTGCTGCGCACCGCGGTCGCCGGCATCGTCACGGGCATCATGCTCGCGGTCGCCCGCGTGATCGGCGAGACCGCGCCGCTGCTGCTGACCGTCGGCATCGTCACGGGCGTCAACTGGGACCTGTTCGACGGCCGCATGGCGACCCTGCCGGTGTTCGCCTACCGCCAGTACGAGTCCGGCGGTGCCGGCATCGACCGGGCCTGGGCCGCCGCGCTCACGCTCATCCTCATCGTCATGATCCTCAACCTCGTGGCCCGGCTGGTCAGCCGCTGGTTCGCCCCGAAGGGCGCCCGCTGA